AATATACAATACAATAATATCGtgtaaaattacattttttaaaaaatatgaaaaacataTAAGATGATTGAATTCATCCAAAATTTCTGGATTATTATACAATAGTAGCATGTGTGAAAGTAAAATGCGTCCATGAACTTCAACTTTAGGTTGGATTTTGACCAACCAAACTTGTATTGAATTATCTATAAAGAGGATGAAAGTGACGATTAATAAGTGATAGTGCGATCTGATGGTAGTAagtttttaattgatatttcaatATAGACAAATGATACTCCCTATCCCTATTTAGTTGTCCCAATATGACATCcttattaaatatgatttaaaaaatgatgaattaaaacttaaaaattttcaagaagtttaaatgaagtataataggaaaaaaaattgtcttttcttaatttatcaaaatgaacaaataaataaagacatCTAAAAGAGgaaatatggacaagtaaatagaaaCAGGTAACTTCTTCTAAgagaaaatgtacaagtactccttcaatctatgcccgaaatctaagagacacacttatattatattaaggtcttattatcccctgattttattttatgagtaattttctattccttttcgacctacgtggcactaacttgaaaaaatagTCAACcagcattgggcccacaagatagtatCACGTTGGCcgaaaaaggataaaaaattattaataaaataagttcagggaataataaaattttaatatagtataaatgtatCTCTAAAATTTCAGACATAGATTAAGAGGGTACTTATTCAATATCCCTTTCTTTTAACGGTTAATCAATTCATTGTTATTAAAATGGGGCAACTGCAATAATATTGTAGGatagaaagattttttttttcatgaagtGTTAAAACAATGAATCACACGAGGAAAGAAACATGCACTTGGTCCACTAGAAAGCATGTCAagattttttcatgaattaaatagaatatttatattgaattaaaaataaaaaatatcatataaaattaatcGAGTTACAATAAGTCTATCATCTAATGCTGTAGACAACTATTTGGAGGACCACAAAAACATTGTCAGCTGTCAAAAACTCACAAGCAACGCTGCTTAAGCCATCTACCACTAACCACTCATGTGGTCCACTACAAAACCAAGAATGGAACACaaagttttaaacttttttgGATTTAATGAAACAAGGGTGGGACTAATAAGGCCAATATAAATAGGGGATCCGTTTTATGAAAATAGCAATCGATTGAAATAGGCCAAAATATTGGAACAAAATGATATCATGTaaggtaaaataattttatgagatattattctgattttattattttaatttcaccGTTCACgtctttatatatattcataattttttcactTATTATATCTCgcattatttattgtattttgatttttacACTATTAGTTGATTTACAATGTCAGTTGATGTGcttttgatattaatttttattttttgtacttgtATTTACTATACTCGAAGTGaagcaaataaataataagtggGTATAGACGACAGGGTGACTATTAAAAGTTTGAAACATGTAACAAGTCATAGCACAATAACCAAAAATAACActcataaattaataaacaaaatacaCTATAGTCCAAGAAACGGcaaagaacaaaataattaaaaaaaaaagataaaaaacacTCGCAAAAACTCCTAGCTGTTCTATTAcaaaaaaagaagtacaaaataaCAAGTTTgataacataaataatcaataattatttaacgATAAAAGTccttttaaattataatcatataaaatgaataaaaaaactcaaagcaataaaaagaaaaaccacaTACTCAAAACTCCGGCAACCACTGGTCCAGCACTGTAACTAAACGCACTGTTATCATCCGCCGTTGAATCTGCAAAATCGTCACTGGGACCATCCGCCGGTGAGTCCGCCGGAGTATCAGCTGCCGCCGGCGCCTtgtgtttcttcttctttttagaTGGTTCAGGTGAATCGGCATCCGGTGCCGGTGCCGGCGCCGGAGTATCTGCGGCAGCTGAAGCCTTGAATAGTTCCTTAGGCATTAGAACTTTATTAATAGTGAAAATAGCAATAGGCTGTTCATCAATAAGAGTTCCGGTGATCTTCGCCGTCACAATCTTCGTCTTCAATGTCACTGTATCGCCGTCATTTTGAACAACGAAGTCATACTTCTTAGCTCCATCAGTAGCTAAAGTATTCATCACGCCATTGTTCGATTTCAAGCTCGCCATAGATTGATATACCGGAACCCCATGATACTCAAGCAACGATTGCTTCCCGTCGGCAGTCAGATTCTTAAACTTAGGCATAAAATTCTTCATCGCATCATCTCCAGGACAAAACACCGTTAACCCACCATCAGCGTTCTCATCAAAAGTCTTCTCAGCAGGAGATTTCAACAATGTTTCAGCAAAAACCCTACACCCATGAGCCGACATTAGCGAAGTCAGATTCATCTGACTCGGTTCCGGCGTCGGAGCTTCAGCTGAAGCAGACGGCAGCATCGTACTAATCTGTATAACAGATATATTATACGGTATCTCCTCAACAGATTTAACAAAAGTAGCCGGAAGATTACCATGATTCTCCGCCGGCCCAAATCCAACTTTCCCACCTTTCAGATCTGTAATGTTAACAAACCCAGTCGAACCAGGAGCTGAACCGGTTGCCTGAAACATAGTTGCAGCTAACGCAGTGCCATTAGTGATTTGATGAAGTTTCTTCGCACCGAAGTAATCTAAAAGTACGTGAAGTGAAATGACGTTTTTGATAGTGTAAATGGAGAGATGCTTAGAGAGAAGCTCCTCCATGCCGGCGTTGTCGACGGCGCAGACAGTTATGGTTTCCCGGCTGTTAATCTCGGCGGCGAGATGGGTTTCAGTTAAGTAATGGTTGAAAGTGGAAAATTGTGGGTATTTTGCTAAAATATGTGTGATATTGTGAGCTGAGGTTGTATGTGGTGAAAGCAAAAGACCTAAAGAGAAGACCACCATGGCCACGGCGGTCATTGACCGGAGCTGCATTATTGctaaagagagaagaaagagaagcAGAGAGAGAGTAAACACAATGTGTGTGAGACAAGAATAGTGGACAGTGTGTAGCAATAAATATAAAGGTTGGGTTTAGGGATAAAGTAGATCTCAAGTGTGTTGTGAGGTGGGAACAAAGTTTGAAAAAATTTTCATACATAATTAAAATCTCGAgtttaagatttaaatttttttaaaaaatatgttaaaaatattatatttaaaaataaatcatttaatgCATGAAGTCGAGTTTAATCAcgatttcttttaaatatttttaaacttcatGCTAGCCTATGGCCATAATAACTTTCTAAGAATAACCTGCTCTCTAATCGACGTTTTATAGTCTTCATATCTATGAAAATAGGAAGCTAAATTAAGAGGAAAATATTTCAAGGAACGAACTTGCAGGCCTTACCTTATATCTTACCTCAACGAAAAAAGCAGGAATTTACCTTAGGACAGAAACTGCTGATATCTGAATGGCGTACGGAGCTGCTTATCCTAATTTCTTTCTCGTATTGAGATCTTAGAATGCTATACGCAGTCGCCCCTGCGAgctttaatgtttttttttgttgggacCATTAGATTGAAGGAAACCTCATGCATGTTTTGTCACCTATGCACTATCTCGATTAATCGCCTTTTGTGCACGAACCTTCCCGCTTCGATTTGTTTGCTTTTTCTTTCTCACtccgaaagaaagaaaaaagccTTGCCGCTGACAAATAGGAGCTCTAATCTATTTTTGCTGGTAGATAAATGTGCTTAATTAGTTACCTAAATTAAAGAGAACTCTTGAGTAAGTTGACTTCGCCCCACATCCTTTGTTTAGATGATCCAGAAGGTTTTGGGGAAATAATTCTTAGATAGTTTGTGTTGGATTATCATTCTTCAAATTAACAGagcaatttttaataatatttttttatattttaaaaatacttatcGAGTTACATTTTTGAAACTCAATTAAATTTAGTATGGATAAACTTAAtactaaaaagaattaaatatttaaaaagttatataacaaatattatagATTGTAATTCTATTCATATAAGTGTGGTAATATGCCCATTTTAATGGTTGTTTAAACTATTTTCATATTTAGTAATGAAATTAATGACAcagtataatttattatattttagctTTAATGACAATTAAAATGAGACATAAagtacaaaatataataaatttagcCTAAATGACAACTAAAACGAGACATGATAAACTGTATATTTAAAGCTTAACTTTTGgatagcaaaatataaattaatatggaTCGAAATAGGGTGGGTGCGATCGTTTTACAAGCTTTATCGAaggaaagaaattttaaaagtcttttttgGAGTATCgtcttaatttaaaatatgtgaatttAATTATCTCACAGTTTATTACAATTAAATAtgaaacaaatttattttaaaattaacttcataattaattagCATTTATCATCTCTCTTTGGTGCTCCCTCTGtctgaaaatatttatcatgttgcacttatcgaaagttaatttgactaatttttaaaggtaaattagatcatattaatttgatattttaaacaaaaaattagataatttaaaactatatgaaaaatactacaAATTACAATAGGAGAGAGTAACAAATAAGCTCTAAAAAGTTATTTGATATGAGgcgtattattattttattttatatttaatttgaaatatcaaatatttaattaataaaagaaattattttatatataataaatattttaatttactttaaataatttatttctaatCAAACAATTAATATTTGGTTTTAATTTACTGAGTGGCCGTTAAAGTGGGGTACTGCTGTCTgattcttgttttcttttggtTCATTTCTGAAATTCGTgctcctttttttaaaattaattaactgcATACCttagtttttattaaattattttcttttttcgtttttatttgtttatttcaaattttacatatcacttaaaatagtaataattaatataaatattttattgataatctTATACTTCAGTTTTTACtaagttatttatttcattattttatttgtctattttaaattttacatgtcattaaaaataatacataattaatatgaatctttcgctaataatattaatactaattaattttgaaaaataattttaaaaacagGATGAATTTGCAATATAAGTTAATTACTACTATTTGatgaattcattaatattaaaaacatattattgaaTGACTAATATGACCCCCATCAAATCCAGCTGACATCTGGTGGCAATATAAAATCCACGTGTACATGACAGCAGCACCACTGACGTGTCCACCGACAGACTCTACAaatttctacaaaaaaaatttaattttttttactttttaataaaactattcaaaaatttaaatttaattatttcaattaacACATCTCAAATATTAAACAATAGCTAATGATAAATACATTCGCTTTCTATTCACAAAAAAATCTGTTCCACTATGGGtgtaactttatttttcttaccattctcttttttcttttttcgattCTTTAATGAAAtcgaaatattttattattatatagaaagAAGAATAATATGTTTAAGTTTTTCAAATTGGTAATTGTTTGTGCTATGTCATGACATAAAATGACAACCTAATTTTGAAGAATAATCGACTATGATTGAAGACTTTTTGGTATATATTTGCCATTGAACAACTCATTATTAGTTGTGTGCTAAATGTCATATGTCATAATGAATTCCTTGTACATTGATAGTGATGAGCTAACACAATATGCATCAAATACTATAATTTTCTATCTCCGCGAGCTAGAATTTATGTACGTTATATTCTGTTCGACCTTAATTGCATACTTATGCTGGGTATATATTGCTGTTGTTATTTGGATATCGACTGATTTAGATTTGAGTCATGCATGATTAAATTTaaagatgaaatatttttagaaagcatttatttttatatttcatacttGAATTTGAACCATTGacttataaataaagaaattctATTTATCTTAATCATATTTTTGACGAGAGAGTTCAACTTATATTTACGTAATCGTCTAAACAAAGGAGTATCAATTTTattcttcaactttaaaatacttttttttagacttcaattacaattttgtttttataactTGGCCAAACCAAGTGTGTCATAAAATCATATAGTAATGAGCT
The sequence above is a segment of the Solanum lycopersicum chromosome 10, SLM_r2.1 genome. Coding sequences within it:
- the LOC101265484 gene encoding fasciclin-like arabinogalactan protein 1; translation: MQLRSMTAVAMVVFSLGLLLSPHTTSAHNITHILAKYPQFSTFNHYLTETHLAAEINSRETITVCAVDNAGMEELLSKHLSIYTIKNVISLHVLLDYFGAKKLHQITNGTALAATMFQATGSAPGSTGFVNITDLKGGKVGFGPAENHGNLPATFVKSVEEIPYNISVIQISTMLPSASAEAPTPEPSQMNLTSLMSAHGCRVFAETLLKSPAEKTFDENADGGLTVFCPGDDAMKNFMPKFKNLTADGKQSLLEYHGVPVYQSMASLKSNNGVMNTLATDGAKKYDFVVQNDGDTVTLKTKIVTAKITGTLIDEQPIAIFTINKVLMPKELFKASAAADTPAPAPAPDADSPEPSKKKKKHKAPAAADTPADSPADGPSDDFADSTADDNSAFSYSAGPVVAGVLSMWFFFLLL